A window from Citrus sinensis cultivar Valencia sweet orange chromosome 3, DVS_A1.0, whole genome shotgun sequence encodes these proteins:
- the LOC102607949 gene encoding blue copper protein 1a-like, giving the protein MAFGRVFVLLLAIAVFASTVTSATKFIVGDDSGWTVGFDYQAWAKGKVFHVGDKLVFQYPVGAHNVFKVNGTAFQNCQKPPLSEALTTGNDVIVLATPGRKWYICGVRNHCNYGQKLAITVLPQAVEAPAPSPLYAMTYSTKKAKRPFFSTN; this is encoded by the exons ATGGCTTTCGGTCGCgtatttgttttgcttttggcCATTGCCGTATTTGCTTCAACGGTCACTTCTGCTACTAAGTTCATTGTTGGTGATGACTCGGGATGGACAGTAGGGTTTGATTACCAAGCTTGGGCTAAGGGCAAGGTCTTTCACGTTGGAGACAAACTCG TTTTCCAGTATCCCGTGGGAGCCCACAATGTGTTCAAAGTGAACGGAACCGCCTTCCAAAACTGCCAAAAGCCACCATTAAGCGAGGCGTTAACCACCGGAAACGATGTGATTGTTTTGGCAACACCAGGAAGAAAATGGTACATTTGCGGTGTTCGCAACCACTGCAATTACGGCCAAAAGCTTGCCATTACTGTGCTGCCTCAGGCTGTAGAAGCTCCAGCCCCTTCTCCACTCTATGCCATGACTTATTCAACAAAGAAAGCAAAGAGACCATTTTTCAGCACTAACTGA
- the LOC102630248 gene encoding uncharacterized protein LOC102630248, translated as MAEQSMGRRDKRKEARLAKNQRKHQAWIEHKKSQKLKKTFGDVKSKRANKLKGSSPQMDSGLNQSSEELILSEKDEVKLNSFEKDELTSYKAVQRRKAKRAQKTKFEEFLEIDRPNAIISAEEDLELERKLAKKLKVKKGKLRREDDGLDLLINGIPSVLDSLEEEEEVPDAKELCLKKKRKKQKVLDQDLEGDLEVGGSESEETNGLDVAMEETPTEAPSRKKWRKRKSVEHGREENVVEEIGPGVANPEETHDVVVPLETPARAPGSGSSVKYVAPHLRPCATKESEEHTQIRRRIRGLLNRLSESNVESITGEVSSIYLSVGRSVSCQIISEEVLASCSSGPRGNEQYAAVFAAFVAGMACMVGIDFSAKLMASLAKSFENEYSKRDNLSLRNLTLLLSYLCIFGVCSSELIYDFLVTLSKRLKEIDVSTILTILQCCGMKIRADDPAAMKDFILGVQNRVNELKASSGDSQESINGKRMEFMLETILDIKNNKKRPKEDTVQHVRIKKWLQKLRVGDILIRGLKWDKLLDPNKKGQWWLSGDMAVKTENVELVASTIDREVLEAQKMLQLAAAQRMNTDARRAIFCIIVSGDDYIDAFEKLLRLDLPAKQDREIIRVLVECCLQERVFNKYYTILASKLCEHDKNHKFTLQFCLWDHFKELETMQLIRSMHLAKFVAEMVTTFTLSLAVLKTIDFSDPNLLTPKRIMHFRMLFEAVFEYPDNVIWNMFTRIAVSPELETLVSGIEFFLKQYVVKTNKKIANKFKIAKKALSNTEGVLM; from the exons ATGGCAGAGCAAAGTATGGGGCGCCGAGATAAGAGAAAAGAAGCACGATTAGCAAAGAATCAAAGAAAACATCAAGCTTGGATTGAGCACAAG AAATCccagaaattgaagaaaacctTTGGGGATGTTAAGTCAAAACGTGcgaataaattaaaaggttCATCTCCTCAAATGGATTCGGGGTTGAATCAAAGCTCAgaggaattaattttatcGGAGAAAGATGAAGTGAAGTTGAattcttttgaaaaagatGAGCTTACTTCTTATAAGGCAGTCCAAAGAAGGAAGGCTAAGAGAGCTCAAAAAACAAAGTTTGAAGAATTTCTTGAAATTGATAGGCCAAATGCCATCATAAGTGCAGAGGAAGATTTGGAATTGGAGAGAAAACTTGCAAAGAAACTCAAAGTGAAAAAGGGTAAATTAAGGAGAGAGGATGATGGTCTCGATTTGTTGATTAATGGGATTCCATCTGTTCTTGATTCAttagaggaagaagaagaagtacCCGATGCTAAAGAACTTTGTCTAAAGAAAAAACGCAAGAAGCAAAAGGTATTGGATCAAGATCTTGAAGGTGATTTAGAAGTTGGAGGGTCTGAGTCAGAGGAAACCAATGGTTTAGATGTTGCTATGGAAGAAACTCCCACCGAGGCCCCTTCTCGTAAGAAGTggagaaagagaaaatcaGTAGAGCATGGACGAGAAGAGAATGTCGTTGAGGAGATAGGTCCTGGGGTAGCCAATCCAGAGGAAACCCATGATGTTGTGGTGCCATTGGAAACTCCTGCCAGAGCACCTGGTTCAGGAAGCAGTGTAAAGTATGTTGCTCCTCACTTGAGACCTTGTGCAACAAAGGAATCAGAAGAGCATACTCAAATCCGTAGAAGGATTCGAG GTCTTTTGAATCGGCTGTCTGAATCTAATGTAGAATCAATTACCGGAGAAGTCTCCTCAATTTATCTT TCTGTTGGCCGTAGTGTCAGTTGTCAGATAATCAGTGAGGAGGTGTTGGCTTCTTGTTCAAGTGGCCCTCGTGGCAATGAACA GTATGCCGCTGTTTTTGCTGCTTTTGTTGCAGGCATGGCTTGTATGGTTGGGATTGACTTCAGTGCAAAGCTTATGGCTTCGCTTGCTAAATCTTTTGAG AATGAGTATTCCAAACGAGACAATCTTTCCTTGCGAAATCTTACTCTCTTGCTATCCTATTTATGCATATTCGGAGTTTGCTCAAG TGAGTTGATATATGACTTCCTTGTCACACTGAGCAAGCGCTTAAAGGAAATTGACGTTTCTACGATCTTGACAATTCTGCAAT GCTGTGGGATGAAAATAAGGGCCGATGATCCTGCTGCCATGAAAGATTTTATTCTTGGCGTTCAGAATAGGGTGAACGAGTTGAAGGCTTCTTCTGGAGATAGCCAGGAGAGCATAAATGGCAAAAGG ATGGAGTTCATGCTTGAAACCATATTggacataaaaaataacaagaaaaggCCAAAAGAGGACACCGTACAACACGTGCGGATAAAGAAATGGCTACAAAAG TTACGAGTTGGAGACATTTTAATAAGAGGACTTAAGTGGGATAAGCTTCTTGACCCTAACAAGAAGGGTCAGTGGTGGCTGTCTGGTGACATGGCTGTCAAAACAGAAAATGTGGAATTGGTTGCTAGCACAATTGATAGAGAGGTTCTTGAAGCACAGAAAATGCTGCAGCTTGCTGCTGCACAAAGAATGAATACTGATGCTAGAAGAgcaatattttgtataattgtaAGTGGAGACGACTACATTGATGCTTTTGAGAAGCTTCTAAGGCTGGATTTGCCTGCAAAACAG GACCGAGAGATTATAAGGGTCCTTGTGGAGTGTTGTTTACAAGAGAGAGTGTTTAACAAATATTACACTATACTAGCTTCCAAGTTGTGTGAGCATGACAAGAACCATAAGTTTACTTTACAG TTTTGCCTCTGGGACCACTTTAAGGAGCTCGAGACTATGCAGCTTATAAGATCAATGCACCTAGCAAAATTTGTGGCTGAGATGGTGACCACGTTTACTCTCTCCCTTGCAGTCTTGAAAACTATAGACTTCAGCGACCCCAATCTGCTCACTCCTAAGAGGATTATGCATTTCAGGATGCTATTTGAGGCCGTCTTTGAGTATCCTGACAATGTCATATGGAATATGTTCACACGTATAGCTGTCTCCCCTGAGCTCGAAACACTTGTAAGTGGCATCGAGTTTTTCTTAAAGCAGTATGTTGTGAAAACCAACAAAAAGATTGCTAATAAATTCAAGATTGCAAAGAAAGCCCTCAGTAACACTGAAGGAGTTCTTATGTGA